A genomic window from Candidatus Pelagisphaera phototrophica includes:
- the nadC gene encoding carboxylating nicotinate-nucleotide diphosphorylase — MTRNTKEILRSCCQQIRWDALDLKPIKELIALAIEEDTLCSGLIDKPKITGDLSSCLVPEDHEVTATFHARQPLTLCGIELAQLTAAFSPQLSLTALADDGATLAAGDPIATLRGPTRSALTAERTLLNFLQHLSGIATNTRTYVDALSGSRTRILDTRKTTPGYRYLEKYAVACGGGWNHRMGLFDRVMLKDNHLAAFGDDLMGATAKAVAQSRRTNPGVLVEMEVDRLEQISAALKAEVDIILLDNFSVPDLRKAKELIGDQSVTEISGNVTLDTLQDLTPLGCDFISTGALVHKSVWVDIGLDWNE, encoded by the coding sequence GTGACTAGAAATACAAAAGAGATCCTCCGATCGTGTTGCCAGCAAATACGCTGGGACGCGCTCGATCTAAAACCCATTAAGGAACTCATTGCTCTCGCCATCGAGGAGGACACACTCTGTTCCGGCCTCATCGACAAGCCAAAGATTACCGGGGACCTTTCGAGTTGCCTGGTACCAGAAGACCACGAAGTCACCGCCACATTTCATGCCCGGCAGCCCCTGACTCTCTGTGGTATCGAGCTCGCCCAGCTAACAGCTGCTTTCAGTCCTCAATTGTCTCTCACAGCCCTGGCCGACGATGGCGCCACCCTAGCTGCTGGGGATCCGATCGCCACTCTTCGCGGTCCCACTCGCTCCGCCCTCACCGCGGAGAGGACGCTTCTCAATTTTCTTCAACACCTTAGCGGGATCGCAACAAACACGCGAACCTACGTCGATGCCCTTAGCGGTTCTCGCACTCGGATTCTCGACACCCGCAAGACGACACCGGGATACCGCTATCTGGAAAAATACGCCGTGGCCTGCGGCGGCGGCTGGAACCATCGTATGGGACTCTTCGATCGGGTCATGCTCAAGGACAATCATCTAGCGGCATTCGGTGACGATCTCATGGGAGCAACGGCTAAAGCGGTGGCCCAATCTCGACGGACGAATCCGGGTGTGCTTGTCGAAATGGAGGTGGATCGTCTCGAACAGATTTCCGCAGCTCTCAAAGCAGAGGTAGATATCATTCTGTTGGATAATTTCTCTGTACCAGACCTGAGGAAAGCGAAAGAGCTGATTGGCGATCAGTCCGTCACCGAGATTAGCGGTAACGTCACTTTGGATACCCTTCAAGACTTAACGCC